The DNA window TAACGTTTATAAGCCTTCCGGTCTTAACGCTCCAGACTCCTAGGTCAGTTTTACTTTTTAGGAATGGTTGCAATTCTTGTATTCATCATGAAATCAAATTATACAAATATTCGATTTCAGCCACCATAAAAATCGTAGATTTTTAAAAACTAATGTGCTCTTCTGTTTTCAAAGCTTGCTTCTTAAGATTCTTATGTGTCAAAAACTTTTGTGACTGTTGTGGTTTATATAAATTAATTCGTTCATTTTGCTTCTTTCAAGTTTATTTTTTTATTTGAATCAGCGAACCCTGCGGGTTTGCCTTGATGCAAAACGAACCAAAAGATCAAGACTGGATTCTTCCGCTAACCGAAAGTCTTATGCACTAAAAATTCTAAACTTGCGTGGTAGCAATAGTATAGCTTCGATTCAAAGTTAGTCCCACGCTTCGGACAATAGAATTTTCTTAACGTTTATAAGCCTTCCGGTCTTAACGCTCCAGACTCCTAGGTCAGTTTTACTTTTTAGGAATGGTTGCAATTCTTGTATTCATCATGAAATCAAATTATACACATGTTCGATTTCAGCTACCATAAAAATCGTAGATTTTTAAAAACTTCTGTGTTCTTAATGTTTTCAACACCGGCTTCTTAAAACTCTCATGTGTTAAAAACTTTTATGACTGTTGTGTTTTTATTCTCTCGCAGATCGGAAGATCTCGCAGATTCTTTTCACGCATTTAAAAAACCGTAGGTTTTTAAAACTTCTTTGTTCTTAATGTTTTCAAAGCTGGCTTCTTAACATTCTTATGTGTCAAAAACTTTTGTGACTGTTGTGGTTATATAAATTAATTCGTTCATTTTGCTTCTTTCAAGTTTATTTTTTTATTTGAATCAGCGAACCCTGCGGGTTTGCCTTGATGCAAAACGAACCAAAAGATCAAGACTGGATTCCTCCGCTAACCGAAAGTCTTATGCACTAAAAATTCTAAACTTGCGTGGTAGCAAAAGGGTTGCTCCGATTCAAATTTGGTCCCACGCTTCGGACAATAGAATTTTCTTAACGTTTATAAGCCTTCCGGTCTTAACGCTCCAGACTCCTAGGTCAGTTTTACTTTTTAGGAACGGTTGCAATTCTTGTATTCATCATGAAATCAAATTATACAAATATTCGATTTCAGCCACCATAAAAATCGTAGATTTTTAAAAACTTATGTGTTCTTCTGTTTTCAAAGCTTGATTCTTAAGATTCTTATGTGTCAAAAACTTTTGTAACTGTTGTGGTATTATTCTCTCGCAGATCAGCAGATAACATAGATTTTTCACGCATTTAAAAAACCGTAGGTTTTTAAAAACTCATGTGTTCTTCTGTTTTCAAGGCTGGCTTCTTAACATTCTCATGTGTCAAAAACTTTTGTGACTGTTGTGGTTTTATTCTCTCGCAAATCGGCAGATCACTCAGATTTTTTCACTCATTTAAAAAACCGTAGGTTTTTAAAAACTCATGTGTTCTTCTGTTTTCAAAGCTGGCTTCTTAAAATTCTTAAGTGTAAAAACTCTTTTGTGACTGTTGTGGTTTATATTTTAAATGATCTTAATTTCAGACTGGATCACACCACTTTAATCGTTATTAAAACCACCCCATCAAAAATTCTTTGAATTTTCGCCACCCTCTGAGGGAGGGGAGCTCTTTCTTGTGGTTGACTATCTGAACTCAAGTACCAGCTGAACTGATCGCTTACCATCTAACGCAGCATCAATGGGGTTGAATTATGCTTTAATCCTGATGATTCCCAGCTTGTCAAGCACCCGCATGGTCTGGAATCCCATATCCCATTCAAACCAGCGGGAGGCATTGTTGGGTCTTTGAGGATGCTTATGGTGGTTGTTGTGATAGGCTTCGCCCCAGAAAAGAAGATCTACCGGGAGGATGTTTTTAGAGGTATTGGACATGGGGTAGTTCTCGTACCCGAATTTGTGGGCCCACCAGTTGACGGCCATTCCCTGTAAAGATCCCATGATGATGGTGGCCGGCAGGAACAGCCATTGCCACCAGGCCGTTGCCAGCAAAGCATAGATTCCTACATACACACCGATCCAAAGGATGCGGGTGATATAGTTGTGGGCAAACCGGTCAAAGCGTTCCCAATCCGGCAGGTTCTTTTTGTACTTTTCAGGTGCATCGGTTTTCCCGATGTAGAGGTGGAAATAATTGGTCCTGGTGGTCCACATCATGAGGAAGGGATTAGGATCGTTGTGAGGCGAATGGGGATCTTCCGGCTGATCGGTATGCGCATGGTGCAGGCGGTGCATCAGGCCGTACGTGTAAGCGCTGATGTAGGATGAACCCTGGGTAATAAAGCAGCCCAGGTAAAATACCCGCTCCCAGAATTTCGACATGGTAAACAGATTATGGGCCGCATACCGGTGATGAAAAACCGACTGAAAAAATAACGACGCATACCAGTGTATGATGATGAAAATGAATAGTGCCATAAGATGAGGATTAAAAATTGAACAATTGATTTCTGAAACAGCCTGAAAAAGAGATGATCGTGATACCTGATGCTATGGCTGCTTACTTATATATACGACGCATCCGGCGACGCAGTTTTCTCGACCCGGGCAGAGGCATACTGATATCCGGCTAACATCCTATCAGACAGCCTTTAGAAATCAGGATAATAATGTATATTTGATGGGATTGCCGGCAGAACATTCCATAATGGGTAACATCTCCGTTGTAACGCTACCGGCTGAAACATAATGGCAAAGGATATGCATGATAAGAAAAACAACAAGAGAAACCCTGTAGAATGATCCCCAATAACCTTCCGGCTCCAACAGCACTGAATGGCCTTGTCCTGGCCGGCGGAAAAAGCAGCCGCATGGGCATCCCCAAAGATACCATGAACTGGCATGGAAAGGAGCAGCGTTACAGGGTTGCGGACCTTTTGGCTGCGTTGTGTCATGACGTCTATATTTCGTGTCGTCCGGATCAGAAGGAAGACATTGATCCTGCCTACGGTGCATTGCCTGATATTTTCCCGGATATGGGCCCGCTTGGCGGCATCCTGTCCGCCTTCAACGTTCAGAAAGATGTCGCCTGGCTCGTAGTCGCGTGTGATATGCCTTTGCTGGATGAAAAGGCACTGGATTTCCTGGTCAGGTCCAGGAATCCAGCCAGCATAGCCACGACGTTTGAAAGTCCCGTTGATGGCTTACCGGAGCCTCTGGTGACGATCTGGGAACCCGGAAGTTATCCGCTGCTGTTGAATTTTGTTCATTCCGGACCAGCTTCACCCAGAAAGTTTCTGATGCAGCATCGCATTTCAATCCTGAAACCGGAACATCCCGATACGTTAGTGAATGTCAATACGCCCGAAGAGGCTGATCAGATCAGGGAAATGCTGAAAAGAAATAGGAATCCAGAGTGAGGTGTTTAAACTGATAGATTATTTGATTCTTGCGTTACCTGATTTTGGAGTTTTTGATAACTGATGTTGAGTCAGTTATTTTTATCAACCACCCTGTCAAAAATTCTTTGAATTTTCGCCACCCCTCCGCGGAGGGGAATTTTGCAGCGGGTATTTCCGCAAACTGCAAAGATTTTATGTACACTTAAAAACCGTAGGTTTTTAAAAACTCATGTGCTCTTCTGTTTTCAAAGATGGCTTCTTAAAATTCTTAAGTGTAAAAAACTTTTGTGGTTACTGAACCTCGCGGCAAGTTAGTCCCTCTTTGCAGACAGCTTAAGTATAGCATAGTACATAATGCCGCCTATAAAGTAGCACATCGCATCTATTATATCAGCAGTATAAATATTTGAAATCTTCGGACTGATAACTTCAAAAGTTAGGGTAAGGTACAGTGCGGAAGATAATATAAAACGTAATGATGGATTCCAGGTATTGTCTATATACATATTGACAAAGATTTTAATGGTGTAGCAAAACATCGGTACACTATATAAATCAGTACAATGACTGTTGATACAGGGGATGATAATACCGTTTTTCCTGCATAACAGCACTATGATCCAAACCAATAGCCCTACAAAGTAGTACTTTGATATTTTGACGCTATCAATCATGCATGTACTATTGCCATTATTATACTAAGCAAAACCTGTAAGACTGTTAGAATAACTTCAACTGCAGATTTTTTAGGTTTGCTTTCGTTTTCTTCTTTTTGGGCTTTTTTGTAATCAAAATTATATGGATTCATCAGAGATATTTTTACAAAGCTACAAAATTAGAACAATTGTTCTAAATGATTTTTATCATTATATTTGTATCTATATGAATACAAAGGACAAAATCATACAGAAGGCATTGATGCTTTTTAACGACAGGGGATATACTGTAGTTACCACCCGGCATATAGCCCAAGAGCTCGAAATAAGTCCCGGCAATCTGCATTATCATTTTAAACATTCCGAAGAAATTGTCAGCGTACTGTTAACTGATTTGATTTGTAAAACCGAGTTTCTGATGAATAGCTTTAAAAGGGACTCAGGAATCAGCATTCCAAACCTTCAGCATTATTTACGCTCTGTGCTTGAACTTTTTTTTGATTACAGATTCATCTTTATTAATTTCAATGATGTTTTCAGGGATGTACCGGAGCTTAAAAGTAAATTTTTGGAGGTATACAGTAAAAGAAAGAAACAGTTTGAAGAGATTATACGTGAGTTTCAGCACATGAAAATATTCCGTGAGAACCTGCCTTTAGAACTTCTTGAAAGTGTAATTGCACAAATTTTTATCATTGCTGACAATTATATTTCTTATAATAGAGTGATTAATGAATTTGAGAAGAGCGAGGCCGTCCGATATTATTCACAAATCATCATGAATCTATTTTTACCGCTTTTTGTGGAAAAAGAAAGAACATATTATCTTCAAAATTACCTTTCATATTAATTGGATTACGGTTATCTATCGTTTATTGTGTTGAGGATATTCCACAGTCTCCTGTCAGTGCCGGCAGGTCGCACAGGTTCGAACCGAGATTTGAGATGTATATAAAAACCGTAGGTTTTTAAAAACTCATGTGTTCTTAATGTTTTCAAAGCTATCATCTTAAAATTATTAAGTGTCAAAAAAAGCTTTTGTGACTGTTGTGGTTATATAAAATTACATTTTTTTAATTCGTTCATTTTGATTCTTCCTAACTCGTTCATTTTGCCTTGATGCAAAACGAACCAAAAGATCAAGACTGGATTCTTCCGCTAACCGAAAGTCTTATGCACTAAAAATTCTAAACTTGCGTGGTAGCTAAAGAGTTGCTTCGATTCAAATTTGGTCCCACGCTTCGGACAATAGAATTTTCTTAACGTTTATAAGCCTTCCGGTCTTAACGCTCCAGACTCCTAGGTCAGTTTTTACTTTTGGGAATAGTTGCAATTCTTGTATTCATCATGAAATCAAATTATAAAAATGTTCGATTTCACTCACCATAAAAACCGTAGGTTTTTAAAAACTGATGTGTCCTTCCTGTTTTCAAAGCTGGCTTCTTAAAATTCTTATGTGTCAAAAAGCTTTTGTGGCTGTTGTGGTTATATAAAATCACATTTTTTTAATTCGTTCATTTTGCTTCTTTCTTGTTTATTTTTTTATCTGAATTAGCGAACTCTGCGGGTTTCCCTTGATGCAAAACGAACCAAAAAATCAAGACTGGATTCCTCCGCTAACCGAAAGTCTTATGCACTAAAAATTCTAAACTTGCGTGGTAGCAAAAGGGTTGCTCCGATTCAAATTCGGTCCCACGCTTCGGACAATAGAATTTTCTTAACGTTTATAAGCCTTCCGGTCTTAACGCTCCAGACTCCTAGGTCAATTTTACTTTTAGGA is part of the Chryseobacterium camelliae genome and encodes:
- a CDS encoding acyl-CoA desaturase; translated protein: MALFIFIIIHWYASLFFQSVFHHRYAAHNLFTMSKFWERVFYLGCFITQGSSYISAYTYGLMHRLHHAHTDQPEDPHSPHNDPNPFLMMWTTRTNYFHLYIGKTDAPEKYKKNLPDWERFDRFAHNYITRILWIGVYVGIYALLATAWWQWLFLPATIIMGSLQGMAVNWWAHKFGYENYPMSNTSKNILPVDLLFWGEAYHNNHHKHPQRPNNASRWFEWDMGFQTMRVLDKLGIIRIKA
- a CDS encoding NTP transferase domain-containing protein, with protein sequence MIPNNLPAPTALNGLVLAGGKSSRMGIPKDTMNWHGKEQRYRVADLLAALCHDVYISCRPDQKEDIDPAYGALPDIFPDMGPLGGILSAFNVQKDVAWLVVACDMPLLDEKALDFLVRSRNPASIATTFESPVDGLPEPLVTIWEPGSYPLLLNFVHSGPASPRKFLMQHRISILKPEHPDTLVNVNTPEEADQIREMLKRNRNPE
- a CDS encoding TetR/AcrR family transcriptional regulator, translating into MNTKDKIIQKALMLFNDRGYTVVTTRHIAQELEISPGNLHYHFKHSEEIVSVLLTDLICKTEFLMNSFKRDSGISIPNLQHYLRSVLELFFDYRFIFINFNDVFRDVPELKSKFLEVYSKRKKQFEEIIREFQHMKIFRENLPLELLESVIAQIFIIADNYISYNRVINEFEKSEAVRYYSQIIMNLFLPLFVEKERTYYLQNYLSY